TTGACTCGTCTTGAGATATCTTTGTCATGAGGTTCCTCCTGAACTTGGTGATTGAATTTTCCCATTCAAATGTAACCAATGGGCAGTTGAGGAACCTCTCTCTTTTTCCCCGAATTCCAACTAAGAAAAAGATATTACCTTCCGCAACGGCAAATACGCTTTTCCAATGCTTTGTGGTGCCTTTAACTGCTATTGTCCGGCTCACCGGCGAAATCTTCGTTATGTTTGGATATGGAGCCCCCCGGCTTTACAGCCGGGGTTCCCGCTTTGACTCCGTCACTGAGCGGAGTCTGGGCGGAATCCCGCCCAGAAAGCCATACATAGTCCCGCCAGGGCGGGGTGGTTTTCTGGATGGCGGGATAAAAAAAACGGGGCAGCGAACAGTTCACTCCCCCGTTTAATTCATTATCCGATTGGTTGAATTTATTTCAACAACATCATCTTTTTCGTAACGATTTTATCCCGGGTTTGCAGACGGTAAAAATAGATACCGGACGCCAGGTTACTACCATCGAATGTCACCCGGTAGCTTCCGGCGCTCTTTTGTCCCTCTGCCAGTGTCTTTACCATCTTACCCTGGAGGGTATATACCGCCAAATTCACCGTTTGACTTTTCTGCAGCGTAAAGGAGATGGTCGTCTTCGGGTTGAACGGATTCGGATAGTTCCGCAAATTAAAATCTTTGATGACAGAGCCAGTTCCTCCCTGCTCCGGTGTAATCCCCACATATTCATCAGGATAAATGATATTAGGTTGCGAGGAGCTATCAGGCATATAATAGCTCACATGCGGCGGCTGGTTATATGCGACGTTCTGCCATGCGATTCCCAACCGGTAGACCGGATCGTGCATCAGCGTATAGCGTCTGACATCTGAGGGATCGGTGGTGGTATAAAGCCTGAGCTGGGTGTTATTCTCATTCCGGAAGATGACTTCTTCGCGCCAGTCACCAAACAGATCAGCGCTGAGATTCGGCGTCGCTTTTGATCCGTTATTGGAGGAGTATCCGGAAGCGGTCAGAAGTCGCCCGTTATCGATGTCATCGATATGATTTCCGTCGAGGAATTCCCGGGTGACGTCTCCATCCCAGTATATCACAAAATTCGTCGACGGGGGTGAAATGTTGATTGGATCCCCCTTCGCGTTGTAGACGCCCATTCCCCAGGCTTCGGCGCCACGGTAATCGTCGGAGATATCCTCGGCCACACCGCGACCGACGTCACTGCTACTGCCATATTCCCAGATAATTTCGCCTGTCCCGGCGTCGCGAAACGATATGCCTGGCCCATCCCACTCATGCGGCATATAGAACTCTAATCCGGGCCTGTCCGGATCCAGATCACCGAGATGACTTGCGTCACCATGTCCTAATCTGGTGGTGTAAAGGCCTGCGCCGTCGTCGTCAATCGCGGCTGATCCGAACATGATTTCATCCTTGCCGTCTTCATCTACGTCACCAACAGACAGGTTATGGTTTCCCTGCCCTCCGTACGGGTCTGAACTCCAGGGCTGGGCTTCGAAACTCCAGCGATGGGTCAAATTCTCTCCGTCCCAATCCCATGCGGCCAGGACGTAACCCTCATAATAGCCACGGGACATCATGAGACTTGGTGATTTCCCATCAAAATATCCGACAGCAGCCAGGTATCGCTCCGATCTGTTGCCGTAATCATCTCCCCAGAATCCCTCCGGATTACTCTTAAAATCGTACTGGGGTATGTACAACTTTGTCTGTAGCTCTTTACCTGTCGCTCCTTCGAAGACGGTCAGATATTCCGGGCTGGGATATACGATGCGTCCATCATTGTCAACGTATTCGGCGCTGTCATCATCATCGGCTGCCGGTCCGGTGCTCAGGTAATTCCCCTGGCCGTCAATAGTCCCGGGAGCCGTTTTCACTGCGATTTCCGCCTGTCCGTCGCTATCCAGGTCGTAAACCATAAATTGCGTATAGTGAGCGCCGGAACGAATATTGTTCCCTAATTCTATCCGCCACATACTCGTACCGTCGAGTTCAAAACCTTCGAGTATCGTCTGGTCGGTATAGCCCTCATGGGCATTATCATGGGCATTAGATGGATACCATTTGAGGACTAATTCGTATTGGTTATCGCCATCCAGATCGCCTACGGACATGTCGTTGGGGGAATACGTACCTCCATGTATCCCGGTTGTCGGCCGGTTGAGGTCGATGTCGATATACGAATTATCCCAAACACTAGCAGTCTTTGATGCCGTGCCTTCGGTACCATCCGTAACCGGTACAATATAGTATGTAGCACTGGCGCTTCCCCCGGTATCAACATAGTT
The sequence above is drawn from the Candidatus Neomarinimicrobiota bacterium genome and encodes:
- a CDS encoding T9SS type A sorting domain-containing protein; its protein translation is MITKLNIVVLLAITLGFFGLVQAQEMVTTFDGDGADASIYNDEDKGPSTMSGTSSGLEVRYWDDVRFRAAFMRFDVSNVSSTPDNAVIGFFPTYAGKMGQDSLIFTIYGLTNEAQDNWDEGYFNYTLAPGFESAANGNYAINEHLDSLATITVYSDSTGVFLYSEPSAKLDAFINNDTNDAVTFVIIRTYSTTSDYYLMNSKEAGEFVAPRLVFQSEDGEPVLPNFYPTITLNNPSDGVSYESDETITARASANDSDGEIASVTFYLDDTEIASVTASPFETEIELGDYSLGNHTFYATARDDEAATTSSDTIEFEIVQGGGGGNTSPARVMEKLDRGLIAINRGSDIYLSWRLIGKDVQDLGFNIYRDGTKVNSEPITDRTNYVDTGGSASATYYIVPVTDGTEGTASKTASVWDNSYIDIDLNRPTTGIHGGTYSPNDMSVGDLDGDNQYELVLKWYPSNAHDNAHEGYTDQTILEGFELDGTSMWRIELGNNIRSGAHYTQFMVYDLDSDGQAEIAVKTAPGTIDGQGNYLSTGPAADDDDSAEYVDNDGRIVYPSPEYLTVFEGATGKELQTKLYIPQYDFKSNPEGFWGDDYGNRSERYLAAVGYFDGKSPSLMMSRGYYEGYVLAAWDWDGENLTHRWSFEAQPWSSDPYGGQGNHNLSVGDVDEDGKDEIMFGSAAIDDDGAGLYTTRLGHGDASHLGDLDPDRPGLEFYMPHEWDGPGISFRDAGTGEIIWEYGSSSDVGRGVAEDISDDYRGAEAWGMGVYNAKGDPINISPPSTNFVIYWDGDVTREFLDGNHIDDIDNGRLLTASGYSSNNGSKATPNLSADLFGDWREEVIFRNENNTQLRLYTTTDPSDVRRYTLMHDPVYRLGIAWQNVAYNQPPHVSYYMPDSSSQPNIIYPDEYVGITPEQGGTGSVIKDFNLRNYPNPFNPKTTISFTLQKSQTVNLAVYTLQGKMVKTLAEGQKSAGSYRVTFDGSNLASGIYFYRLQTRDKIVTKKMMLLK